One part of the Phycisphaeraceae bacterium genome encodes these proteins:
- a CDS encoding MBL fold metallo-hydrolase, producing MRLTFFGAAGEVTGSCYSVECGRSRVMLDFGIFQGDQDADEKNHRLPEIDFGALDAVVLTHAHLDHSGRMPILEEGGYAEPSKDRGRVWATELTEQLTGIILKDSAGIMAMDAERRSRGKPTQSAMADRPLYGEADVARFMRRFSTARYDEPVEVAEGVQVRLLRAGHIAGAASVEMTLREGGRSVVVVFSGDLGPIGAPMLWDPVPPTAADWLILESTYGDRDHKGLDATLQEFARVLSEAAADRGVVLIPAFAVGRMQELVYHLGELERAGTLPQLEIYVDSPMGLEVTNLYRSHASGADEETQDLLAKGIRPLKYRGLHYVRTADESKALNGISGPAIIISASGMCTGGRIVHHLKNRLANPNTRVLFCGYQGRGTLGRRLVDGAKNVRVLGADIEVRAKVHTLGGFSAHAGQSTLVEWASAMKASKPPTLLTHGEDRQREALAARLKRDLGFRTHLPVYGESIDL from the coding sequence ATGCGATTGACCTTCTTTGGTGCGGCCGGGGAAGTGACGGGGTCGTGCTACTCCGTCGAGTGCGGCCGGTCGCGGGTCATGCTGGACTTTGGGATTTTTCAGGGTGACCAGGACGCGGACGAGAAGAACCACCGGCTGCCGGAGATCGACTTTGGCGCTCTGGATGCGGTCGTGCTCACGCACGCGCACCTGGATCACAGCGGACGGATGCCGATCCTTGAGGAGGGCGGGTATGCGGAGCCGAGCAAGGACCGTGGCCGGGTGTGGGCGACGGAACTGACGGAGCAACTGACGGGAATCATCCTGAAGGACTCGGCGGGGATCATGGCGATGGATGCGGAGCGGCGGTCGCGCGGGAAGCCGACGCAATCGGCGATGGCGGACCGGCCGCTGTACGGTGAGGCCGACGTGGCCAGGTTCATGAGACGGTTCTCGACGGCCAGGTACGACGAGCCGGTGGAGGTCGCCGAGGGGGTTCAGGTGCGGCTTCTGCGTGCGGGGCACATCGCCGGGGCGGCCAGCGTGGAGATGACGCTGAGGGAGGGAGGGAGGTCGGTGGTGGTGGTGTTCTCAGGGGACCTCGGACCGATCGGGGCGCCGATGCTGTGGGACCCGGTGCCGCCGACCGCGGCGGATTGGCTGATCCTGGAATCGACCTACGGCGACAGGGACCACAAGGGGCTGGATGCGACGCTTCAGGAGTTCGCGCGGGTTCTGTCGGAGGCCGCCGCGGATCGGGGTGTGGTGCTGATCCCGGCGTTTGCGGTGGGGAGGATGCAGGAACTGGTCTACCACCTTGGGGAACTGGAACGGGCGGGGACGCTGCCGCAGCTGGAGATCTACGTCGACAGCCCGATGGGGCTGGAGGTGACGAACCTGTACCGGTCGCACGCGAGCGGGGCGGACGAGGAGACGCAGGACCTGCTGGCGAAGGGGATCAGGCCGCTGAAGTATCGCGGGCTGCACTACGTGCGGACTGCGGATGAGAGCAAGGCGCTCAACGGGATCTCGGGGCCGGCGATCATCATCTCAGCATCGGGGATGTGCACGGGCGGGAGGATCGTGCACCACCTCAAGAACCGGCTGGCGAATCCGAACACGCGGGTGCTGTTCTGCGGGTACCAGGGGCGCGGGACGCTGGGGAGGCGGCTGGTGGATGGAGCAAAGAACGTGCGTGTGCTTGGGGCGGACATCGAGGTGCGGGCCAAGGTGCACACGCTGGGCGGATTCTCGGCGCACGCAGGGCAGTCGACACTGGTGGAGTGGGCCTCAGCGATGAAGGCGTCGAAGCCGCCGACGCTGCTGACGCACGGCGAGGATCGCCAGCGCGAGGCGCTCGCGGCGCGGCTGAAGCGGGACCTGGGGTTTCGGACGCACCTGCCGGTGTATGGGGAGTCGATCGACCTCTAG
- a CDS encoding MBL fold metallo-hydrolase: MSPHPKSTDVPKQNRGVRLNGNRLQRAAAMTASGMRRYPKEVIASLRRRAGVGPFGLSPLNQATPLADWASHDLAAVWLGHASVLLRIGGPDGLTILTDPVFSERVGVKLGPVTVGVGRLAPVPIPIDQLPAADLVLLSHAHFDHLDRPTLKRLVSDQTAVITARKTSRLIPRGFGRIVELDWSQQIDLPAPDGRSVSISAHRPAHWGARFACDRRRGFNSYLIQSHGRHSTRVLFAGDTAHTHAFDGLGAVDLAIFGIGAYDPWDHAHANPEQVWSMFSRMSASDPARGVLLPMHHSTFKLSEEHVDEPMTRLLAAAGEQAHRVVGRRMGDLWSGLSHATSTIGRLAARVSSAMPTSAAAWLSHLRHHA, from the coding sequence GTGAGCCCACACCCCAAATCGACCGACGTTCCCAAGCAGAACCGAGGAGTTCGTCTGAACGGGAACCGACTGCAGCGTGCCGCCGCCATGACCGCCTCCGGCATGCGCCGCTATCCGAAGGAGGTCATCGCCTCCCTCCGGCGTCGCGCCGGCGTCGGGCCCTTCGGCCTCTCCCCGCTCAATCAGGCAACACCACTCGCCGACTGGGCCTCCCACGATCTCGCCGCCGTCTGGCTCGGTCACGCCAGCGTGCTCCTGCGCATCGGTGGTCCCGACGGCCTCACGATCCTCACCGACCCGGTCTTCTCCGAGCGCGTCGGCGTGAAACTCGGCCCCGTGACCGTCGGCGTCGGGCGATTGGCCCCCGTTCCGATCCCCATCGATCAACTCCCCGCGGCCGACCTCGTGCTCCTCTCCCACGCTCACTTTGACCACCTCGACCGCCCGACCCTCAAGCGGCTCGTTTCCGACCAGACCGCCGTCATCACCGCCCGCAAGACTTCCCGCCTCATACCCCGCGGCTTCGGACGGATTGTTGAACTCGACTGGTCCCAGCAGATCGACCTCCCGGCCCCCGATGGCCGCTCGGTCTCCATCTCCGCCCACCGCCCGGCCCACTGGGGCGCCCGCTTCGCCTGCGACCGCCGCCGCGGCTTCAACTCGTACCTCATCCAGTCCCACGGCCGCCACTCCACCCGAGTTCTCTTCGCCGGCGACACCGCCCACACCCACGCGTTCGACGGCCTGGGCGCCGTCGATCTCGCGATCTTCGGCATCGGCGCCTACGACCCCTGGGACCACGCCCACGCCAACCCCGAGCAGGTCTGGTCCATGTTCAGCAGGATGTCCGCCTCCGATCCCGCCCGCGGCGTCCTGCTCCCCATGCACCACTCGACCTTCAAACTCAGCGAGGAGCACGTCGACGAGCCGATGACCCGCCTCCTCGCCGCGGCGGGCGAGCAGGCCCACCGCGTCGTCGGCCGCAGGATGGGCGACCTCTGGTCCGGCCTCTCCCACGCGACCAGCACCATCGGCCGTCTCGCCGCCCGCGTCTCCAGCGCCATGCCCACCTCGGCCGCCGCTTGGCTCTCCCACCTCCGCCACCACGCGTAG
- a CDS encoding protein kinase has product MDSTTQTTDPNRCPGCGVVLDAPGGQGMCAACLMSGVLRAGARTAPVDNDAETQPLGPTAPRHDRGRASFELPYELGGYTLVAILGRGGMGTVYEAVQRSSGRRLALKLLAQSLDSPEMRQRFLREGRLAARVNHPSSLYVFGSEEIGGMPVITMEIAAGGTLQDAVDRRGPLPVTQAVDAALSVIDGLEAALNRGVLHRDIKPSNCFVSPDGTVKVGDFGLSVSTLPSADSFMTQTGGVMGTPAFASPEQLRGDNVDARSDIYSVGATLFALLTARAPFEGANAVQVVANVIDTPPADVAELRDGVPPGLSQVIARCLAKEPAGRFADYASLRNALLPFSSVVPEPATQSQRTAAGWIDYLTAFMPTYGTLMIAVGPERLFIRPLYEFSFAAWRYYLLVFAAGFGYFAVTEGIWGAGLGKWILSLRVVTKDGRAPGMGRALARIAIPIATIECVRIPLSVALLPDGEWTALNLMLFIGLATFCPWIAALLWMPARRSNGFATAWDLLTGTRVVVRPRGSRRPAEAAAADPEETADSGLCIGPFRVTSNVTPGEWLQANDPELRRQVWLIRHNGRPVSEARRAAARPGRARWLQEIETEGEVWDAYEADRGASFCERVAQGLVPWSTMRYWLHDLAVELRSAERDDTLAASYSLGQVWITDDGRAMLLDSPWPCAGDPGESVAVDSLDGQQQFLQRVADHVDPLSVPLHARPALQNLRSRSFEKLTFLAGTLKGLLNKPADISRGLRGASLFVIPGYASVATFLGIAANTDPSAGPMTWAGRAAIAVLVMMNSIALFDFILAFWRKSTGLTTFGLEVVTECGRASRSRMLARSAIMWLPVVVPTGVLGVIAMANGTWIPFNQAAILGAVAFSVAIVIAVSALRSPARGLHDRLAGVWVGRR; this is encoded by the coding sequence ATGGATAGCACAACCCAAACAACTGACCCGAACCGATGCCCGGGCTGCGGGGTCGTGCTCGACGCTCCTGGCGGTCAGGGGATGTGCGCAGCCTGTCTGATGTCGGGGGTCCTGCGGGCCGGTGCCCGCACCGCTCCGGTTGACAACGACGCCGAGACGCAGCCCCTTGGCCCAACGGCTCCGCGGCACGATCGCGGCCGGGCCTCATTTGAACTCCCGTACGAGCTGGGCGGCTACACGCTTGTCGCGATCCTTGGACGCGGCGGCATGGGAACGGTGTACGAAGCCGTGCAGCGTTCAAGCGGCCGGCGCCTTGCCCTGAAGCTGCTCGCTCAGAGCCTGGACTCGCCCGAGATGCGCCAGCGGTTCCTTCGGGAGGGCAGGCTCGCTGCTCGCGTGAACCACCCTTCGAGCCTGTATGTGTTCGGCAGCGAGGAGATCGGCGGCATGCCCGTGATCACGATGGAGATCGCCGCCGGTGGCACGCTGCAGGACGCAGTTGACCGGCGCGGCCCGCTCCCGGTGACGCAAGCCGTTGACGCGGCACTGAGCGTGATCGATGGGCTCGAAGCCGCGCTTAATCGGGGGGTTCTGCACCGGGACATCAAGCCGTCCAACTGCTTCGTATCGCCGGATGGAACCGTCAAGGTCGGTGACTTCGGGTTGTCCGTCTCGACACTCCCGTCTGCAGACAGCTTCATGACGCAGACCGGCGGGGTCATGGGAACGCCGGCGTTCGCTTCACCGGAGCAACTCCGGGGCGACAATGTCGATGCACGATCGGACATTTATTCGGTCGGCGCGACACTCTTTGCGCTGCTGACCGCTCGTGCACCGTTCGAGGGCGCGAATGCCGTGCAGGTGGTCGCGAACGTGATCGATACACCGCCGGCGGACGTGGCGGAGCTCCGCGACGGCGTGCCGCCGGGGTTGTCACAGGTCATTGCACGATGCCTTGCGAAGGAGCCTGCCGGTAGGTTTGCGGACTACGCCTCGCTCCGAAACGCGCTGCTGCCGTTCAGCTCGGTCGTTCCCGAGCCGGCGACGCAATCACAGCGCACCGCGGCGGGCTGGATCGACTACCTGACCGCGTTCATGCCAACCTACGGAACGCTGATGATCGCCGTCGGTCCCGAGAGGCTCTTCATCCGGCCGCTGTACGAGTTCAGCTTCGCGGCTTGGCGGTATTACCTGCTCGTGTTCGCGGCTGGGTTTGGCTACTTCGCGGTGACCGAGGGGATCTGGGGCGCGGGTCTGGGCAAGTGGATCTTGAGCCTCCGTGTGGTCACGAAGGATGGGCGCGCTCCCGGGATGGGCCGGGCGCTGGCCCGGATTGCAATCCCGATCGCGACCATCGAGTGCGTCCGCATTCCGCTTTCCGTCGCCTTGTTGCCGGACGGCGAATGGACGGCCCTCAACTTGATGCTGTTCATCGGGCTCGCGACGTTCTGCCCATGGATCGCGGCGCTGCTCTGGATGCCCGCCCGCCGGAGCAACGGCTTCGCGACGGCGTGGGACCTGCTTACCGGAACGCGAGTCGTTGTTCGGCCGCGGGGCAGCCGGCGGCCCGCCGAGGCCGCTGCGGCTGACCCTGAAGAGACTGCCGACTCTGGGCTGTGCATCGGCCCGTTCCGCGTCACTTCGAACGTCACACCGGGAGAGTGGCTCCAGGCAAACGACCCGGAGCTGCGCCGGCAGGTTTGGCTCATCCGTCACAACGGGAGGCCGGTATCGGAAGCCCGGCGGGCGGCGGCTCGCCCGGGCCGAGCGCGCTGGCTGCAGGAAATCGAAACAGAAGGTGAAGTCTGGGATGCCTATGAGGCCGATCGCGGCGCGTCGTTTTGCGAGCGGGTGGCTCAAGGCCTTGTGCCATGGTCCACGATGAGGTATTGGCTGCACGACCTCGCCGTCGAACTCCGATCGGCCGAGCGTGATGACACGCTGGCCGCGTCGTACAGCCTTGGCCAGGTCTGGATCACTGATGATGGGCGCGCGATGCTGCTCGATTCACCGTGGCCATGCGCCGGTGACCCCGGGGAGTCGGTCGCCGTGGACAGTCTCGACGGCCAGCAGCAGTTCCTTCAGCGTGTCGCGGATCATGTTGACCCCCTGAGCGTGCCCCTGCATGCCCGGCCGGCGCTGCAGAACCTGCGATCTCGCTCATTCGAGAAGCTCACGTTTCTCGCGGGCACGCTGAAGGGCTTGCTCAACAAGCCGGCCGACATCAGCCGCGGCCTGCGCGGCGCATCGCTGTTCGTGATCCCGGGCTACGCCTCCGTCGCGACATTCCTGGGAATCGCCGCGAACACCGACCCGTCCGCGGGACCGATGACCTGGGCGGGACGAGCCGCGATCGCCGTGCTGGTGATGATGAACTCCATAGCCCTGTTCGACTTCATCCTTGCGTTCTGGCGCAAGTCGACCGGACTGACCACCTTCGGCCTGGAGGTGGTGACTGAGTGTGGCCGGGCCTCGCGGTCGCGGATGCTCGCGAGGAGCGCGATCATGTGGCTCCCCGTTGTCGTGCCCACCGGCGTGCTTGGCGTCATCGCGATGGCAAACGGGACCTGGATCCCATTCAATCAAGCCGCGATACTCGGCGCCGTCGCCTTCTCGGTTGCGATCGTCATCGCCGTCTCGGCACTCCGAAGTCCTGCCCGAGGCCTGCACGACAGGCTCGCCGGTGTGTGGGTCGGCCGACGCTGA
- a CDS encoding helix-turn-helix transcriptional regulator has protein sequence MTSTNKKVWYSPKGKVYRGPSAAADAAQDTERALKMLEGRWKLVIIFHLFVNPVLRFSELERAIPAISQKMLIQQLRELERDGIVRRTVHPQVPPKVEYALTRFGQALCPALDALLKWASLRDSLAGRGQEESNEQKGS, from the coding sequence ATGACAAGTACCAACAAAAAGGTATGGTACAGTCCAAAAGGTAAGGTATATCGCGGCCCATCCGCCGCGGCGGATGCCGCTCAGGACACCGAAAGGGCCCTGAAGATGCTCGAGGGCCGTTGGAAGCTGGTGATCATCTTTCACCTGTTCGTGAATCCGGTGCTCCGCTTCTCAGAGCTGGAACGAGCCATCCCGGCCATCTCGCAGAAGATGCTCATCCAGCAGCTGCGTGAGTTGGAGCGCGATGGGATCGTTCGGCGCACGGTTCATCCTCAGGTGCCGCCGAAAGTGGAATACGCGCTGACGCGTTTCGGGCAAGCGCTGTGTCCGGCGCTGGATGCGCTGTTGAAATGGGCGTCCTTGCGGGACTCCTTGGCGGGGAGGGGGCAGGAAGAGTCGAACGAGCAGAAGGGAAGCTGA
- a CDS encoding nuclear transport factor 2 family protein — MPPTLPPCVADYFDGANKHDVDAAVAAFARDAVVTDEGHRYSGRDAVRE, encoded by the coding sequence ATGCCACCAACCCTGCCCCCGTGTGTTGCCGACTACTTCGACGGAGCGAACAAGCACGACGTCGATGCCGCCGTCGCCGCGTTCGCCCGCGATGCAGTGGTCACGGACGAGGGCCATCGATACAGCGGACGCGATGCCGTGCGCGAATGA
- a CDS encoding SDR family oxidoreductase, with translation MADTPQFATDPKEFAGKRALVTSGTQGMGEAIVRRLTAGGALVATTARSALPEGQKPSLFVQADVATLEGVETVIGEIDARMGGVDILINNVGGSSAPSGGVLAMSDQHWQVAFNLNLMAAVRFDRHFIPGMLQRRSGVIIHITSIQRRLPLYEATLAYAAVKAALTTYSKGLANEVGPKGVRVNTVAPGFIETAAAKRLVTRLASGSGTTEQEARQGLIDSLGGIPIGRPGRPEEVAELVAFLASDRAASIHGSEYVIDGGTVPTV, from the coding sequence ATGGCCGATACCCCACAGTTCGCGACCGACCCGAAGGAGTTCGCCGGCAAGCGAGCTCTGGTTACAAGCGGCACGCAGGGCATGGGCGAGGCGATCGTTCGCCGCCTCACCGCCGGCGGGGCGCTCGTCGCGACGACTGCCCGCTCCGCCTTGCCCGAAGGACAGAAGCCGTCCCTGTTCGTCCAGGCCGATGTCGCGACTCTCGAGGGGGTGGAAACGGTCATCGGCGAGATCGATGCCCGCATGGGCGGGGTGGACATCCTCATCAACAACGTCGGTGGATCCTCCGCGCCCAGTGGAGGGGTCCTAGCGATGAGCGATCAGCACTGGCAGGTCGCGTTCAACCTCAACCTGATGGCAGCCGTCAGGTTCGATCGCCACTTCATTCCGGGAATGCTCCAGCGCCGCTCCGGCGTCATCATTCACATCACTTCGATCCAGCGCCGCCTGCCGCTGTACGAGGCGACGCTCGCATACGCCGCGGTCAAGGCCGCGCTCACGACCTACAGCAAGGGGTTGGCAAACGAGGTCGGACCCAAGGGAGTTCGCGTCAACACGGTTGCGCCGGGCTTCATCGAGACCGCGGCGGCAAAGCGCCTCGTAACCCGCCTCGCGAGCGGATCCGGGACGACTGAGCAGGAGGCCCGCCAAGGCCTCATCGATTCGCTGGGCGGAATCCCGATCGGTCGCCCGGGACGGCCGGAAGAAGTCGCGGAACTCGTGGCGTTCCTCGCCTCCGACCGGGCCGCTTCCATCCACGGGAGCGAATACGTGATCGACGGCGGCACCGTGCCGACGGTCTGA
- the cls gene encoding cardiolipin synthase, whose translation MLTWIPWQVWLIDAAVRIVLLIRVVSRRLPVSVALAWITVLLFLPVVGPFVYLLVGESRLGRLRLRRHEELSAGMDRMAVGLWLHRNLPWAKGENVFDQVARFGTAVTGLPPLRGNHLDLFGRNAEMIAALIADIDRAESSCHLVYYIWMPDTAGHAVAEAVMRASRRGVACRVLVDGVGGWAFFKSELPQMMRSAGVQVVESLPVSFLRFLFARIDLRNHRKIAVIDGKIAYTGSQNITDETFRAKPHRETGPWIDASVRVTGPAAQALGLTFLMDWQLDGDEDVRELRRYLPEFPEPAADDSVVQVVPSGPGPSPEVIHQALLGTMYTAREELILTTPYFVPDPAVVSALRSAAMRGVRVTLVVPAVLDAPVVGAAARSYYQELMDSGVRIYEYQGGLLHSKMLTADRVFGIIGSANIDIRSFWLNFEITLLVYDSEFASVMRFLQTDYMNRSVELDLESWRRRPLARKAMENAARMLGPLL comes from the coding sequence GTGTTGACGTGGATCCCGTGGCAGGTCTGGCTCATCGACGCGGCGGTGCGGATCGTCCTGTTGATCAGGGTGGTATCGCGCCGGCTGCCGGTGTCGGTGGCGTTGGCGTGGATCACGGTGCTGCTGTTCCTGCCAGTGGTTGGGCCGTTCGTATACCTACTGGTAGGCGAGAGCCGGCTGGGCCGGCTGCGGCTGCGGCGGCACGAGGAACTCTCGGCGGGCATGGACCGGATGGCGGTGGGGTTGTGGCTGCACCGGAACCTGCCGTGGGCGAAGGGGGAGAACGTCTTCGACCAGGTGGCGCGGTTCGGGACGGCTGTGACGGGGCTGCCGCCGCTGCGGGGCAATCACCTTGACCTGTTCGGGCGGAACGCGGAGATGATCGCGGCGCTGATCGCGGACATCGACCGCGCGGAGTCGTCGTGCCACCTGGTGTATTACATCTGGATGCCGGACACGGCGGGGCACGCGGTGGCGGAGGCGGTGATGCGTGCGTCGCGGCGGGGGGTCGCGTGCCGGGTGCTGGTGGACGGGGTCGGGGGATGGGCGTTTTTCAAGAGCGAACTGCCGCAGATGATGCGGAGCGCCGGGGTGCAGGTGGTGGAATCGCTGCCGGTGAGCTTCCTGCGGTTTTTGTTCGCGCGGATCGACCTGCGGAACCACCGGAAGATCGCGGTGATCGACGGGAAGATCGCGTACACGGGGAGCCAGAACATCACGGACGAGACGTTCCGGGCCAAGCCGCACCGGGAGACAGGCCCGTGGATCGACGCCTCGGTGCGGGTGACGGGGCCGGCGGCGCAGGCGCTGGGGCTGACATTCCTGATGGACTGGCAACTGGACGGTGATGAGGATGTGCGGGAGCTGCGCCGGTACCTTCCGGAGTTTCCGGAACCGGCGGCGGACGATTCGGTGGTGCAGGTGGTGCCGTCGGGGCCGGGGCCGTCGCCGGAGGTGATCCACCAGGCGCTGCTGGGGACGATGTACACCGCGCGCGAGGAGTTGATCCTGACGACTCCGTACTTCGTGCCGGACCCGGCGGTGGTGTCGGCGCTGCGGTCGGCGGCGATGCGCGGCGTGCGGGTGACGCTGGTGGTCCCGGCGGTGCTCGATGCGCCCGTGGTGGGAGCCGCGGCGCGGTCGTACTACCAGGAGTTGATGGACTCGGGCGTGCGGATCTACGAGTACCAGGGGGGGCTGCTGCACTCGAAGATGCTGACGGCGGACCGGGTGTTCGGGATCATCGGCTCGGCGAACATCGACATCCGCTCGTTCTGGCTGAACTTCGAGATCACGCTGCTGGTGTACGACTCGGAGTTCGCGAGCGTGATGCGGTTCCTGCAGACGGACTACATGAACCGCAGCGTGGAGCTGGACCTGGAGTCGTGGCGGCGGCGGCCGTTGGCGCGGAAGGCGATGGAGAACGCGGCGCGGATGCTTGGGCCGCTGCTGTAG
- a CDS encoding prolyl oligopeptidase family serine peptidase produces MPRLLLIAAALLLAVFPAPCDAQRVFNVARSRPERVVVSLSEQDPLPFLDSSSTEPGMTARLAGILAVLESQDDLRRLYACVGPDSPAARTRQAQSDDTSTRLYVFHLYARDTRRRIEIRRTFDGQIFAQPIDVDDNESSSPHRLKVDAFSLLAAQWNPYRGDLASSPPTPAPAPSIEPGRQATLDQPYEPGLFTMDQPTLSERFFSRRSSRFPPAKRILAHETINIRLPSGGVDPRSPAGLLVWIDPSPGGNIPQSLGPALDHLGFIAVAPMNADNQRPVGDRLQLALDAVATAMDRYHIDRRRIYASGLSGGGKMSALLWAGFPELFAGAIPVVGFEFWEKIPSSRPGQPYRALIARPEPQRLDLIKTHRLALMTGAKDFNHEPIAGAAEILGNQGFASHLYDFRDMGHEVPTADRFTEAMLWLDHPRRSLLEQQAGEAQSLLDAYAKGSAPPPPTTDAQREALINITRVGPWSPAAWKAAELLGAAQPSPMNATPPATTAP; encoded by the coding sequence ATGCCGCGACTGCTGCTCATCGCCGCCGCACTGCTCCTGGCCGTCTTCCCCGCACCGTGCGACGCCCAGCGGGTCTTCAACGTCGCCAGGTCCAGGCCCGAACGGGTCGTCGTCTCGCTCTCGGAGCAGGACCCGCTCCCCTTCCTCGATTCCTCCTCCACCGAACCGGGCATGACCGCCCGCCTCGCCGGCATCCTCGCGGTCCTTGAGTCGCAGGACGATCTCCGCCGCCTCTACGCGTGCGTCGGTCCCGACTCTCCCGCGGCGAGGACCCGCCAGGCCCAGAGCGACGACACCTCCACCCGCCTGTACGTCTTCCACCTCTACGCCCGCGATACCCGCCGCCGCATCGAGATCCGCCGAACCTTCGACGGCCAGATCTTCGCCCAGCCCATCGACGTTGACGACAACGAGTCCTCCTCGCCCCACCGCCTCAAGGTCGATGCCTTCTCGCTCCTCGCCGCGCAGTGGAACCCGTACCGCGGCGACCTCGCCTCCTCACCCCCAACGCCCGCGCCGGCCCCCTCCATCGAGCCCGGCCGCCAGGCCACGCTCGACCAGCCCTACGAGCCGGGCCTGTTCACCATGGACCAGCCCACGCTCAGCGAGCGGTTCTTCTCTCGCCGCTCCTCACGTTTTCCGCCCGCCAAGCGGATCCTCGCGCACGAGACCATCAACATTCGGCTCCCATCAGGCGGCGTCGACCCCCGCTCTCCGGCCGGTCTGCTCGTGTGGATCGATCCCAGCCCCGGCGGCAACATCCCCCAGTCCCTCGGCCCCGCGCTCGATCACCTCGGTTTCATCGCTGTGGCGCCGATGAACGCCGACAACCAGCGCCCCGTCGGCGACCGCCTCCAGCTCGCGCTCGACGCCGTCGCGACCGCCATGGACCGCTACCACATCGACAGGCGCCGGATCTACGCCTCTGGCCTCTCCGGCGGCGGCAAGATGAGCGCCCTGCTCTGGGCCGGCTTCCCCGAACTGTTCGCCGGCGCCATCCCGGTCGTCGGCTTCGAGTTCTGGGAGAAGATCCCCTCCTCACGGCCCGGCCAGCCCTACCGCGCCCTCATCGCCCGCCCCGAGCCCCAGCGTCTCGACCTCATCAAGACGCACCGCCTCGCCCTCATGACCGGCGCCAAGGACTTCAACCACGAACCCATCGCCGGCGCCGCCGAAATCCTCGGCAACCAGGGGTTCGCCTCCCACCTCTACGACTTCCGCGATATGGGCCACGAAGTTCCCACCGCCGACCGTTTCACCGAGGCCATGCTCTGGCTCGATCACCCCCGTCGCTCCCTCCTCGAGCAGCAAGCCGGGGAGGCCCAGTCCCTGCTCGATGCCTACGCCAAGGGCTCCGCGCCGCCTCCCCCGACCACCGACGCGCAGCGAGAAGCCCTCATCAACATCACGAGAGTCGGGCCATGGAGCCCCGCCGCGTGGAAAGCCGCGGAACTCCTCGGCGCCGCCCAGCCCTCACCAATGAACGCCACCCCGCCCGCGACTACCGCCCCCTGA
- the queF gene encoding preQ(1) synthase, which produces MPDVKVLEAFETPRGVGGASSIVIEHVSEEFTSLCPKTGHPDFGEVTLRYCPAAAGTKAGRRGCVELKSLKLYYQSFRNEGIFYEAVTHRIREDLVRLMNPVWLQVATSWRGRGGIRSVIRAEHGRVPEQFRGR; this is translated from the coding sequence ATGCCTGATGTGAAGGTGCTCGAGGCGTTCGAGACGCCGCGGGGTGTTGGCGGCGCGAGTTCGATCGTGATCGAGCACGTATCGGAGGAGTTCACGTCGCTGTGCCCGAAGACAGGGCACCCGGACTTTGGCGAGGTGACGCTGCGGTATTGCCCGGCGGCGGCGGGGACGAAGGCGGGTCGCCGGGGGTGCGTGGAGCTCAAGTCGCTGAAGCTGTACTACCAGTCGTTCCGCAACGAGGGGATTTTCTACGAAGCGGTGACGCACCGGATCCGCGAGGACCTTGTGCGGCTGATGAATCCGGTGTGGCTGCAGGTGGCGACGAGTTGGCGTGGGCGCGGGGGGATTCGGTCGGTGATCCGCGCCGAGCACGGGAGGGTGCCGGAGCAGTTCAGGGGGCGGTAG